A part of Perognathus longimembris pacificus isolate PPM17 chromosome 16, ASM2315922v1, whole genome shotgun sequence genomic DNA contains:
- the Ctso gene encoding cathepsin O, translated as MDGRAPRGLWLLSCCYWCLGLGSADAGPTVTPTWPRSRGRDPAAAFRESLRRHQFLNSSPWENATAFYGVNQFSYLFPEEFNAIYLRSKPAVFPRQPTEVHMPIPDVSLPLRFDWRDKHVVTEVRSQQTCGGCWAFSVVGAVESAHAIGGERLQVLSVQQVLDCSYKDEGCGGGSPLNALRWLNKTQVKLVEESEYPFKAENGLCHYFSLSHSGVSIKGYTSYDFSDKEDAMARALLTFGPLVVVVDAVSWQDYLGGIIQHHCSSGEANHAVLVTGFDKTGSIPFWTVRNSWGHSWGVDGYARVKMGGNICGIADSVSAVFV; from the exons ATGGATGGGCGCGCGCCGCGGGGGCTGTGGCTGCTGAGCTGCTGCTATTGGTGCCTCGGTCTCGGGTCCGCGGATGCAGGACCCACCGTCACCCCGACCTGGCCACGGAGCCGCGGGAGAGACCCAGCAGCCGCCTTCCGG gaaaGTCTTCGTAGACATCAATTCTTGAATTCTTCTCCTTGGGAGAATGCCACTGCCTTCTATGGAGTAAatcagttttcttatttgttcCCTGAAGAGTTTAACG CCATCTATTTAAGGAGCAAACCTGCCGTGTTTCCCAGACAACCCACAGAAGTACACATGCCCATCCCGGATGTGTCCTTGCCACTGAGATTTGACTGGAGAGACAAGCATGTTGTCACGGAAGTGAGAAGCCAGCAGACG TGCGGAGGGTGCTGGGCCTTCAGCGTGGTGGGTGCTGTGGAGTCTGCACATGCCATTGGAGGGGAACGCTTGCAAGTCCTCAGCGTGCAGCAGGTGCTCGACTGCTCCTATAAGGACGAGGGCTGTGGGGGAGGCTCTCCGCTCAATGCTTTGAGATGGCTAAACAAG ACACAGGTGAAGCTGGTGGAGGAGTCTGAATACCCATTCAAAGCTGAGAATGGGCTGTGCCATTACTTCTCTTTGTCTCACTCTGGAGTGTCAATCAAAGGCTATACTTCATATGACTTCAG TGACAAGGAAGACGCGATGGCAAGAGCACTTCTCACCTTCGGTCCTTTGGTTGTGGTGGTAGATGCAGTCAGCTGGCAGGATTACCTGGGAGGCATAATCCAGCACCACTGCTCTAGTGGAGAAGCGAACCATGCTGTCCTTGTAACTGGGTTTGATAAAACAG GAAGCATTCCATTTTGGACAGTTCGGAACTCCTGGGGCCATTCCTGGGGAGTAGACGGCTATGCACGTGTGAAAATGGGTGGTAATATTTGTG GTATCGCTGATTCAGTGTCTGCTGTATTTGTGTGA